A window of the Bactrocera neohumeralis isolate Rockhampton unplaced genomic scaffold, APGP_CSIRO_Bneo_wtdbg2-racon-allhic-juicebox.fasta_v2 cluster09, whole genome shotgun sequence genome harbors these coding sequences:
- the LOC126764503 gene encoding uncharacterized protein LOC126764503: MDSKIVEKAEVLAQNKSIRECKVLLKRVEQSVCRMTGEVIDKELDDVASTFPMESQAKVAEVEDRLQSQDYAQTMTAFLHKLKGASDNVADVIPKVFSDELLEGYNWDGRWSKKSLCKLALVDTILRNVFQQQGCRSFEQNIKRSILLSHHRLKQRSYLKKKGNNN; the protein is encoded by the exons ATGGACTCGAAA atTGTCGAAAAGGCTGAGGTTTTGGCGCAAAATAAGTCAATCAGAGAATGCAAAGTTCTCTTAAAACGAGTGGAGCAGTCAGTGTGCCGCATGACCGGCGAAGTAATTGACAAAGAGCTGGACGACGTCGCTAGCACTTTTCCGATGGAGTCGCAAGCAAAAGTTGCGGAAGTGGAAGATAGACTGCAAAGCCAAGACTATGCCCAAACAATG ACTGCATTCCTCCACAAACTTAAAGGCGCCAGTGATAATGTGGCTGACGTAATACCTAAGGTTTTCTCAGATGAGCTCTTGGAAGGTTATAATTGGGATGGCAGGTGGAGCAAGAAATCCCTATGCAAGTTGGCGCTGGTTGATACCATTTtaagaa atGTGTTTCAACAACAAGGGTGTAGGAGTTTCGAGCAAAATATAAAGCGGTCAATACTGCTCAGCCATCACAGGTTAAAGCAGcgtagttatttaaaaaaaaaaggaaacaataaTTAG